From a single Salinirussus salinus genomic region:
- a CDS encoding S9 family peptidase, with protein sequence MWDMDDVDDVLEELASLPTMVHATASPDGDEVALYYDITGRNELHVLDVETGELGQWSDGEVPRNARWHVDWDEGGDRVYFHLDEAGDEQNDVYAVDRDGGVEPVVEMEGQTYVVDTAEDALLLGSNRDGQLNLFRHELGGETAKITDYERAVWAAVLSPEGDRVAYATNETDDFDNRDTYVADADGSNARVLDVGDLGAETSPVDWSPEGDRLLLADNSPDLGRIGVYDLESESVRWLGDGEYEETPEAFMPDGDRVVGTRTRDALTVPVVYDLKTGESREFDLPEGVAEFGMAGESVLGADRVLLTHTTPTTRPTLLAYDLRSDETETLLEPEYGPFEPDDFADAEYFTVTSDGVPGTRQAAVGHDPYEELEVGALLYDSGERPSPLVVNPHGGPRARDEMRFDLYTQVLAARGFSVLQVNYRGSTGRGREFVRALDEDWGGAEQGDVAAAAEHVLGEYDWLDGDRVAVFGGSYGGYSAYWQLVQYPDLYDAGVAWIGLTDLADQFENTMPHYRTELMEKYLGTPEEHPDLYEERSPVTHADNLAAPLLMVHGVNDRRVPVSQARIFRERLEELGYREGEDGDFEYRELGEEGHASSDQEQKLRMFRLLDDFLQRRVGTPRVAEADD encoded by the coding sequence ATGTGGGATATGGACGACGTTGATGACGTACTCGAGGAACTCGCGAGCCTCCCGACGATGGTCCACGCGACCGCCTCGCCGGACGGGGACGAGGTCGCGCTGTACTACGACATCACGGGCCGCAACGAGCTCCACGTGCTGGACGTCGAGACGGGCGAACTCGGGCAGTGGAGCGACGGCGAGGTACCCCGCAACGCCCGCTGGCACGTCGACTGGGACGAGGGCGGCGACCGGGTGTACTTCCACCTCGACGAGGCCGGCGACGAGCAAAACGACGTCTACGCCGTCGACCGCGACGGGGGCGTCGAGCCGGTCGTCGAGATGGAGGGTCAGACGTACGTCGTGGACACCGCCGAAGACGCGCTGCTGCTGGGCTCGAATCGGGACGGCCAGCTCAACCTCTTCCGACACGAACTCGGCGGCGAGACCGCCAAGATCACCGACTACGAACGCGCGGTATGGGCTGCCGTGCTCTCGCCGGAGGGCGACCGGGTCGCCTACGCGACCAACGAGACCGACGACTTCGACAACCGCGACACCTACGTAGCCGACGCCGACGGCTCGAACGCCCGCGTCCTCGACGTCGGCGACCTCGGTGCGGAGACCAGCCCCGTCGACTGGTCCCCCGAGGGCGACCGGCTCCTCCTCGCGGACAACAGCCCGGACCTCGGGCGGATCGGGGTCTACGACCTCGAGAGCGAGTCTGTCCGGTGGCTCGGCGACGGCGAGTACGAGGAGACCCCCGAGGCGTTCATGCCCGACGGGGACCGCGTGGTCGGCACCCGGACCCGCGACGCGCTGACCGTCCCCGTCGTCTACGACCTGAAAACCGGCGAGAGTCGGGAGTTCGACCTCCCCGAGGGCGTCGCGGAGTTCGGGATGGCCGGCGAGAGCGTCCTCGGCGCGGACCGGGTCCTCCTGACCCACACGACGCCGACGACCCGGCCGACGCTCCTGGCCTACGACCTGAGGTCCGACGAGACCGAGACGCTCCTTGAGCCGGAGTACGGCCCCTTCGAGCCCGACGACTTCGCGGACGCCGAGTACTTCACTGTCACCTCCGACGGCGTGCCCGGGACCCGGCAGGCGGCCGTCGGGCACGACCCCTACGAGGAGCTGGAGGTCGGCGCCCTCCTCTATGACTCCGGGGAGCGACCCTCGCCGCTCGTCGTGAACCCCCACGGCGGCCCGCGGGCCCGCGACGAGATGCGCTTTGACCTCTACACCCAGGTGCTCGCCGCGCGGGGCTTCTCGGTGCTGCAGGTGAACTACCGCGGGTCGACGGGACGGGGACGCGAGTTCGTCCGCGCGCTTGACGAGGACTGGGGCGGCGCCGAGCAGGGCGACGTGGCGGCCGCCGCCGAGCACGTCCTCGGGGAGTACGACTGGCTCGACGGGGACCGCGTCGCCGTCTTCGGCGGCTCCTACGGTGGCTACTCGGCGTACTGGCAGCTCGTCCAGTATCCCGACCTCTACGACGCCGGCGTGGCGTGGATCGGGCTGACCGACCTCGCGGACCAGTTCGAGAACACGATGCCCCACTACCGGACGGAGCTGATGGAGAAGTACCTCGGGACGCCCGAGGAGCACCCCGACCTCTACGAGGAGCGCTCGCCGGTTACCCACGCCGACAACCTCGCGGCGCCGCTGTTGATGGTCCACGGCGTCAACGACCGCCGGGTGCCCGTCTCCCAGGCCCGCATCTTCCGGGAACGGCTGGAGGAACTCGGATACCGGGAAGGCGAGGACGGCGACTTCGAGTACCGCGAACTCGGCGAGGAGGGCCACGCCTCCTCCGACCAGGAACAGAAGCTGCGGATGTTCCGCCTGCTCGACGACTTCCTGCAACGGCGGGTCGGAACCCCCAGGGTCGCCGAGGCCGACGACTGA
- a CDS encoding M28 family metallopeptidase: MDDATLGCAWRDDAPWELLTDLAAMDRFGGHPGERRAAERVRAALDAAGLDARVDPFEMQRWTRGGTTLSVGTDPARSFEAVALPYSPPADVTAPLADAGYGTPADCEGLEGAVAIVSTATPPEADRHVHRMEKCGHAADAGARAVVFASDRPGQLPPTGALRFGEEADTPAVGVSHETGEWLRRYADRGAEADLSVEASTDDGESQNVRAALGPDTDEAVLLLAHYDTHDVGEGALDNGCGVATMVGAVRALADADLDCRVEVAATGCEEVGLLGAEALAGSVDTDRLRAVVNVDGAGRFRDLRALVHGSDDLGETVEGVAAGVPDPVAVEEQPHPYSDHWPFLRQGVPALQLHSSRPSEDGVWERGWTHTRADTLDKADPRTVRTHAALAALLVERVAGGSFEGVDPVRLRGRLREAGAEPGMRAAGVWPEGWAE; the protein is encoded by the coding sequence ATGGACGACGCCACACTCGGGTGCGCCTGGCGCGACGACGCCCCCTGGGAGCTGCTGACCGACCTCGCCGCGATGGACCGCTTCGGCGGCCACCCCGGCGAGCGCCGCGCCGCCGAGCGGGTCCGGGCGGCGCTCGACGCCGCCGGCCTCGACGCCCGGGTCGACCCCTTCGAGATGCAGCGCTGGACCCGCGGGGGGACGACACTCTCGGTCGGAACCGACCCGGCCCGTTCCTTCGAGGCGGTCGCGCTGCCGTACTCGCCGCCGGCGGACGTGACCGCGCCGCTGGCGGATGCGGGGTACGGAACCCCCGCAGACTGCGAGGGGCTGGAGGGAGCGGTCGCCATCGTCAGCACCGCGACCCCGCCCGAGGCCGACCGGCACGTCCACCGCATGGAGAAGTGCGGCCACGCCGCCGACGCGGGGGCGCGGGCGGTCGTCTTCGCGAGCGACCGGCCCGGTCAGCTCCCGCCGACCGGGGCGCTCCGGTTCGGCGAGGAGGCCGACACGCCGGCGGTCGGCGTCTCCCACGAGACCGGCGAGTGGCTCCGGCGGTACGCCGACCGCGGGGCCGAAGCGGACCTCTCCGTCGAGGCCTCGACCGACGACGGCGAGAGTCAGAACGTCCGCGCGGCGCTGGGCCCCGACACCGACGAGGCGGTGCTCCTGCTGGCCCACTACGACACCCACGACGTCGGCGAAGGGGCGCTCGACAACGGCTGTGGCGTGGCGACGATGGTCGGGGCGGTCCGCGCGCTCGCCGACGCCGACCTCGACTGCCGGGTCGAGGTCGCCGCCACGGGCTGTGAGGAGGTCGGCCTGCTCGGCGCGGAAGCGCTCGCCGGGTCGGTCGACACCGACCGGCTGCGCGCGGTCGTCAACGTCGACGGCGCCGGCCGGTTCCGTGACCTCCGGGCGCTGGTCCACGGGAGCGACGACCTCGGGGAAACCGTCGAGGGGGTCGCCGCCGGAGTCCCGGACCCGGTCGCCGTCGAGGAGCAGCCCCACCCCTACAGCGACCACTGGCCGTTCCTCCGGCAGGGCGTCCCGGCGCTCCAGCTACACAGCAGCCGCCCAAGCGAGGACGGCGTCTGGGAGCGGGGCTGGACCCACACCCGGGCGGACACGCTGGACAAGGCCGACCCCCGGACGGTCCGGACCCACGCCGCCCTCGCCGCGCTGCTCGTCGAGCGCGTCGCGGGCGGGTCCTTCGAAGGCGTCGATCCCGTGAGGCTCCGCGGGCGGCTGCGCGAGGCGGGCGCCGAGCCCGGGATGCGCGCCGCCGGCGTCTGGCCGGAGGGCTGGGCCGAGTAG
- a CDS encoding amidase produces the protein MSSLTFAPATVLAERLRRGDLTPTEVVDAYLDRIAAENDRLNAYVTVRREAAREEAREAERALAAGEPVGPLHGVPVAVKDLFAYHAGTRHTYGSRVFEDYVPERSAPVVQRLEAAGAIVIGKTNTPEFGNRPTTDNDLVGTTVTPFDTDRTAGGTSGGSAAAVAGGLAPLAQGSDAGGSIRIPAACCGVVGYKPSFGRVPKGNRPNAFDGHSPFVQHGPLARSVADAALMLDVVAGPHPEDPFTHPDEGVDYRGAVDRPVDDLDVAYSPDLGVFPVEPAVRETVADACGALEASGATVHEVDVEYGRAREEIADAWRTYFQTLMAGVALQVEEVHGVDLLDRDEVDPLFVRIVEAGREYAVTDRQRADVVRTDVYDAIQDIFAEYDLLVTPTLGVLPFETTERGPTEVDGEPADPYLDWILSWVFNMTDHPAASVPAGFVDELPVGLQVVGPRLGDERVLAASAAIERHRPWADRYPGLA, from the coding sequence ATGAGCTCCCTCACCTTCGCGCCCGCGACCGTCCTAGCCGAGCGCCTCCGGCGTGGCGACCTCACGCCCACGGAAGTCGTGGACGCGTACCTCGACCGCATCGCGGCAGAGAACGACCGGCTGAACGCCTACGTCACGGTCCGCCGGGAGGCCGCACGCGAGGAGGCCCGCGAGGCCGAACGCGCGCTCGCCGCCGGGGAGCCGGTCGGTCCGCTCCACGGCGTCCCCGTCGCCGTCAAGGACCTCTTTGCCTATCACGCGGGAACGCGTCACACCTACGGCTCGCGGGTCTTCGAGGACTACGTCCCCGAGCGCTCGGCACCGGTCGTCCAGCGCCTCGAAGCGGCCGGGGCAATCGTCATCGGGAAGACCAACACCCCGGAGTTCGGCAACCGGCCGACGACGGACAACGACCTCGTCGGGACGACCGTCACCCCATTCGATACCGACCGGACCGCGGGCGGGACCTCCGGCGGGTCGGCGGCGGCAGTCGCGGGCGGGCTGGCCCCGCTGGCCCAGGGCTCGGACGCCGGCGGCTCCATCCGCATCCCCGCCGCCTGCTGTGGCGTGGTCGGCTACAAACCCTCCTTCGGCCGGGTGCCGAAGGGGAACCGGCCGAACGCCTTCGACGGGCACTCGCCCTTCGTCCAGCACGGCCCGCTCGCCCGGAGCGTGGCCGACGCCGCACTCATGCTCGACGTCGTGGCCGGCCCCCACCCCGAGGACCCCTTTACACATCCCGACGAGGGGGTCGACTACCGCGGGGCGGTCGACAGGCCGGTCGACGACCTCGACGTCGCGTACAGCCCCGACCTGGGGGTCTTCCCGGTCGAACCCGCCGTCAGGGAGACTGTCGCCGACGCCTGCGGCGCCCTCGAGGCTTCGGGGGCGACCGTCCACGAGGTCGACGTGGAGTACGGCCGCGCCCGCGAGGAAATCGCGGACGCCTGGCGGACCTACTTCCAGACGCTGATGGCCGGCGTCGCGCTCCAGGTCGAGGAGGTCCACGGCGTCGACCTGCTGGACCGGGACGAGGTCGACCCGCTGTTCGTCCGCATCGTCGAGGCCGGCCGGGAGTACGCCGTCACCGACCGCCAGCGCGCCGACGTCGTCCGGACCGACGTCTACGACGCGATTCAGGATATCTTCGCCGAGTACGACCTCCTCGTGACGCCGACGCTCGGCGTGCTCCCCTTCGAGACGACCGAGCGCGGCCCGACGGAGGTCGACGGCGAACCCGCCGACCCCTACCTCGACTGGATCCTCTCGTGGGTGTTCAACATGACCGACCATCCGGCGGCGTCAGTCCCCGCGGGCTTCGTCGACGAGCTGCCGGTCGGCCTCCAGGTCGTCGGCCCCCGCCTGGGCGACGAGCGGGTGCTCGCGGCCAGCGCCGCCATCGAGCGCCACCGGCCCTGGGCCGACCGGTACCCCGGGCTGGCGTAG
- the pepF gene encoding oligoendopeptidase F, producing the protein MSSADVPEREEIDEEYTWDLQSLFADDEEWEEAFEEASEMLADLQAYEGRAVESAATLRELLATYEDVMREVADVSAYARMRKDEDTRDDEAQAMAARAQSLSSKAQSAASFIEPELQELDRETFETFVEAEPALAEYDHYVDDVLRMKPHTRSAEVEELLADLGEVTGAPGEVYNMLTNADMEFPSVEGPDGDTQPVTLNNFTTLQRDPDRDFRRRVYESFYDEWADYRNAVATAYRKSVKTDEKLAAARNYDTAREASLNGPNIPVEVYDTLVDTVHDNLGRLHRHADLKREAVGGDELRMWDLYVPLVEGEGPEIPYADAKEYVVDAVAPLGEPYQQRVAEGLESRWVDVYETKGKQSGAYSGGTYDSQPYILMNYQEDVPSLFTLAHELGHSMHSELASDEQPYVYADYTIFVAEVASTVNETLLTHHLLDTVEDERFRRHILNEYLERFRSTLYRQTMFAEFEHRAHELSEEGEPLTADRLDDLYHGLKSDYYEPAAVDDRIAREWMRIPHFYRSFYVFQYATGISAAVALVENIRDEGEPAAQRYRDFLSSGSREYPLELLETAGVDMTDSAPVEAALSVYGDYLDEFASLT; encoded by the coding sequence ATGAGTTCGGCCGACGTCCCCGAGCGCGAGGAGATCGACGAGGAGTACACCTGGGACCTCCAGTCCCTCTTTGCCGACGACGAGGAGTGGGAGGAAGCCTTCGAGGAGGCCAGCGAGATGCTCGCCGACCTCCAGGCCTACGAGGGCCGCGCGGTCGAGAGCGCCGCCACCCTGCGGGAGCTACTGGCGACCTACGAGGACGTGATGCGCGAGGTGGCCGACGTCTCCGCGTACGCCCGCATGCGCAAGGACGAGGACACCCGCGACGACGAGGCCCAGGCGATGGCCGCCCGTGCCCAGTCGCTGTCCTCCAAAGCGCAGAGTGCGGCCTCCTTCATCGAGCCGGAACTCCAGGAACTCGACCGGGAGACCTTCGAGACCTTCGTCGAGGCCGAGCCCGCGCTGGCGGAGTACGACCACTACGTCGACGACGTGTTGCGGATGAAACCCCACACCCGCTCTGCGGAGGTCGAGGAGCTACTGGCGGACCTGGGCGAGGTGACCGGCGCGCCCGGCGAGGTGTACAACATGCTGACCAACGCCGACATGGAGTTCCCGTCCGTCGAGGGGCCGGACGGCGACACTCAGCCCGTGACGCTCAACAACTTCACGACGCTGCAACGGGACCCGGACCGCGACTTTCGCCGGCGAGTGTACGAGTCCTTCTACGACGAGTGGGCCGACTACCGCAACGCCGTCGCCACGGCCTACCGCAAGTCCGTCAAGACCGACGAGAAGCTGGCCGCGGCGCGCAACTACGACACCGCCCGCGAGGCCTCGCTGAACGGCCCGAACATCCCCGTCGAGGTGTACGACACGCTCGTCGACACCGTCCACGACAACCTCGGCCGGCTGCACCGCCACGCCGACCTCAAGCGGGAGGCGGTCGGCGGCGACGAGCTCCGGATGTGGGACCTGTACGTCCCCCTCGTCGAAGGCGAGGGGCCGGAGATCCCCTACGCGGACGCCAAGGAGTACGTCGTCGACGCCGTCGCGCCGCTGGGCGAGCCCTACCAGCAGCGGGTCGCCGAGGGCCTGGAGTCGCGGTGGGTCGACGTCTACGAGACCAAAGGCAAGCAGTCCGGCGCCTACTCCGGGGGTACCTACGACTCCCAGCCCTACATCCTGATGAACTACCAGGAGGACGTCCCCTCGCTCTTTACCCTGGCCCACGAACTGGGCCACTCGATGCACTCCGAACTCGCCAGCGACGAGCAGCCCTACGTCTACGCCGACTACACCATCTTCGTCGCCGAGGTCGCCAGCACCGTCAACGAGACGCTCCTGACGCATCACCTGCTGGACACCGTCGAGGACGAGCGCTTTCGCCGGCACATCCTCAACGAGTACCTCGAGCGATTCCGGTCGACCCTCTACCGGCAGACCATGTTCGCGGAGTTCGAGCACCGCGCCCACGAACTCTCCGAAGAGGGTGAGCCACTGACCGCCGACCGGCTCGACGACCTGTACCACGGGCTCAAAAGCGACTACTACGAGCCCGCCGCGGTCGACGACCGGATCGCTCGCGAGTGGATGCGGATCCCTCACTTCTACCGCTCCTTTTACGTCTTCCAGTACGCCACTGGTATCTCGGCCGCGGTCGCGCTCGTGGAGAACATTCGAGACGAGGGCGAGCCGGCCGCGCAACGGTACCGCGATTTCCTCTCGAGTGGCTCCCGGGAGTACCCGCTGGAGCTGCTGGAGACCGCGGGGGTCGACATGACCGACAGCGCTCCCGTCGAGGCCGCGCTGTCGGTCTACGGCGACTACCTCGACGAGTTCGCCAGCCTGACCTAA
- a CDS encoding acetyl-CoA hydrolase/transferase C-terminal domain-containing protein, translating to MVPDDRLHGDLPLTDAESAAGEVAADATLLTSGFGSVGYPKAVPEALAESRRDLALTVVSGGSVGPEIDTALVEADAIDRRYPFQARPEINEAVNDGSVAFSDRHISSLGDEVRFGGLVDPDVAVVEAVAVGEDWLIPSTSIGHTPPFVDAVDKLVVEVNRAQPRELAAFHDVYRLGDPPGREGVPLSAPGERVGDPRVGFDPEALAAVVETDRRDEPYTFREPTAVDEAIASNLGDFLEQEVERSPIFEESLRMQFGVGSLGNALMAALADADVGDRDLVYFGEVIQDGLLDLLDDGDLRVASATSLALSAEGQECLFEDAERYAEDVVLRPAELSNRPELVDRFGVVAVNSAVEVDLYGHVNSTHVGGSRMISGVGGSGDFVRNSPLSIIALPSTAGGGDVSKVRPMVTHVDHTEHDVDVIVTEHGVADLRGTSPRERARQLVECADSAFRPALEDYLDRAGEEGHTPHDLDSAFDWT from the coding sequence ATGGTTCCCGACGACCGCCTGCACGGCGACCTCCCGCTCACCGACGCCGAAAGCGCCGCCGGCGAGGTCGCGGCCGACGCGACCCTCCTCACCAGCGGCTTCGGCAGCGTCGGCTACCCCAAGGCCGTCCCCGAGGCGCTCGCCGAGTCGAGGCGGGACCTGGCGCTGACCGTCGTGAGCGGCGGCAGCGTCGGCCCGGAGATCGACACGGCGCTCGTTGAAGCCGACGCAATCGACCGGCGGTACCCCTTCCAGGCCCGCCCGGAGATCAACGAGGCCGTCAACGACGGCAGCGTGGCCTTCAGCGACCGCCACATCTCCTCGCTGGGCGACGAGGTCCGCTTCGGCGGGCTGGTCGACCCCGACGTCGCCGTCGTCGAGGCCGTCGCGGTCGGCGAGGACTGGCTTATCCCATCGACCTCGATCGGCCACACGCCCCCGTTCGTCGACGCGGTCGACAAGCTGGTCGTCGAGGTCAACCGCGCCCAGCCCCGCGAGCTGGCGGCCTTCCACGACGTCTACCGGCTCGGCGACCCGCCCGGCCGCGAGGGCGTTCCCCTCTCCGCGCCGGGCGAGCGGGTCGGCGACCCACGGGTAGGCTTCGACCCCGAGGCGCTCGCGGCGGTCGTCGAGACCGACCGCCGCGACGAGCCCTACACCTTCCGCGAGCCCACCGCAGTCGACGAGGCGATCGCATCGAATCTCGGGGATTTCCTGGAGCAGGAGGTCGAGCGTTCCCCCATCTTCGAGGAGTCCCTGCGGATGCAGTTCGGCGTCGGCAGCCTCGGCAACGCCCTGATGGCCGCACTCGCGGACGCCGACGTCGGCGACCGCGACCTCGTCTACTTCGGGGAGGTGATCCAGGACGGCCTGCTCGACCTGCTCGACGACGGTGACCTGCGAGTGGCGAGTGCCACCTCGCTGGCGCTCTCGGCGGAGGGCCAGGAGTGCCTCTTCGAAGACGCCGAGCGCTACGCCGAGGACGTCGTGCTCCGGCCCGCGGAGCTCTCGAACCGCCCCGAACTGGTCGACCGCTTCGGCGTCGTCGCGGTCAACAGCGCCGTCGAAGTGGACCTCTATGGCCACGTCAACTCCACGCACGTCGGCGGCTCGCGGATGATAAGCGGCGTCGGCGGCTCCGGTGACTTCGTCCGCAACTCCCCGCTCTCTATCATCGCCCTGCCCTCGACCGCCGGGGGCGGCGACGTCTCGAAGGTCCGCCCGATGGTCACCCACGTCGACCACACCGAACACGACGTGGACGTGATTGTCACGGAACACGGCGTCGCGGACCTCCGGGGGACCTCACCACGCGAGCGCGCCCGACAGCTCGTCGAGTGTGCCGATTCTGCCTTCCGGCCGGCCCTGGAGGACTACCTCGACCGGGCGGGCGAGGAGGGGCACACGCCACACGACCTCGACAGCGCGTTCGATTGGACTTAG
- a CDS encoding MaoC family dehydratase has protein sequence MTEDTERRLVEGWQGRYYEDFAVGDIYKHPYGRTVTETDNVWVTNVTMNLNPMHFNEAYAAETEFGERLVDGTYVFALAVGMSVIDVSANATANLGYDAVRHHAPVFHGDTIFAESEVIDKRESDSRDHVGIVTTELRAYNQDDELVLSLERTPMVLKREHAQPSAAAPTGWPEGIGTQPEDLEDDGGDGTGSGE, from the coding sequence ATGACAGAGGACACCGAGCGGCGACTCGTCGAGGGCTGGCAGGGACGGTACTACGAGGACTTCGCAGTCGGGGACATCTACAAGCACCCCTACGGGCGGACGGTGACAGAGACGGACAATGTCTGGGTGACCAACGTCACGATGAACCTCAACCCCATGCACTTCAACGAGGCCTACGCCGCGGAGACGGAGTTCGGCGAGCGCCTCGTCGACGGCACCTACGTCTTCGCGCTCGCGGTGGGGATGAGCGTCATCGACGTCTCCGCGAACGCCACCGCCAACCTCGGCTACGACGCAGTGCGCCACCACGCGCCGGTCTTCCACGGCGACACCATCTTCGCCGAGAGCGAAGTCATCGACAAACGCGAGTCCGACTCCCGCGACCACGTCGGCATCGTCACCACCGAGTTGCGGGCGTACAACCAGGACGACGAACTCGTCCTCTCGCTGGAACGGACGCCCATGGTCCTGAAACGCGAGCACGCCCAGCCCTCGGCGGCCGCGCCGACCGGCTGGCCGGAGGGTATCGGCACCCAGCCCGAGGACCTGGAGGACGACGGCGGGGACGGGACAGGTAGCGGGGAGTGA
- a CDS encoding sugar phosphate isomerase/epimerase family protein, which translates to MDIGVTVGDTVERLEATATEFAFAELSIGEGAYVPADASDSHLRTVLESVDAALCVHLPFDQVVATPVPQLNDAIVDYLTELLDWAGTLGARKAVLHGTMRNPHDTDQREVFADQLSAIARAGADAGVELVVENVGHQARGLPLSVLGDIARETGTAVCFDVGHAYMEDGDDGIERFLDEYADLVTYLHVHDVRGRGDTHLPVGAGEVDYGLMAGLLSAFDGAVAVEVFTDDVPLLRDSADRVRNHLE; encoded by the coding sequence ATGGATATCGGAGTCACGGTAGGTGACACGGTGGAGCGACTGGAGGCGACAGCTACCGAGTTCGCGTTCGCGGAACTCTCGATAGGTGAGGGAGCATACGTCCCCGCCGATGCGTCGGACAGCCACCTCCGGACGGTGCTCGAGTCCGTCGACGCAGCGCTGTGCGTCCACCTCCCGTTCGACCAGGTCGTCGCGACGCCGGTCCCGCAACTCAACGACGCGATCGTCGACTATCTCACGGAACTACTCGACTGGGCGGGGACACTCGGCGCACGGAAAGCCGTCCTCCACGGGACGATGCGGAATCCACACGACACCGACCAGCGGGAGGTCTTCGCAGACCAGCTGTCTGCCATCGCGAGGGCCGGCGCCGACGCGGGAGTGGAACTCGTCGTCGAGAACGTCGGCCATCAGGCCCGCGGGCTGCCTCTCTCTGTCCTCGGCGACATCGCACGGGAGACCGGGACGGCGGTCTGTTTCGATGTCGGCCACGCATACATGGAGGACGGGGACGACGGCATCGAGCGCTTCCTCGATGAGTACGCCGACCTCGTCACGTACCTCCACGTCCACGACGTGCGCGGGCGCGGCGACACCCACCTCCCGGTCGGCGCCGGCGAAGTGGATTACGGACTCATGGCCGGTCTCCTGTCGGCGTTCGACGGCGCCGTCGCTGTCGAGGTGTTCACCGACGACGTCCCGCTGTTGCGGGACTCGGCCGACCGGGTGAGAAACCACCTGGAGTGA
- a CDS encoding citryl-CoA lyase produces MTEQLTTELSTYDTTSITVRDRDLADEIMGELSFGGSVYLLWTGEVPTEGQARTVDAMLSSLMVHGRTPHALASRLTALSAPDSLQGAVASGLLGVGSQFVGSMQEAAAVLQELAGEPEDEREAAVEAVVAEYRERGDPFPGIGHPFHEPVDPRAERLFEVAEEEGVAGVHIDLVREVQAGFEEATGLDLPVNITGAIAAVASDMGLSPEAARGLAIVSRAAGLVAAVIEEQSRPVAMDVWDYAEEQTEYVGEE; encoded by the coding sequence ATGACGGAGCAACTCACGACGGAGCTGTCGACGTACGACACCACCTCGATCACGGTCCGCGACCGGGACCTTGCCGACGAGATCATGGGCGAGCTGAGCTTCGGCGGGTCGGTCTACCTGCTCTGGACCGGCGAGGTCCCCACCGAGGGCCAGGCCCGGACGGTCGACGCCATGCTGAGTTCGCTGATGGTCCACGGCCGGACGCCCCACGCGCTGGCGTCGCGGCTGACGGCCCTCTCCGCGCCCGACTCGCTGCAGGGGGCGGTCGCCAGCGGTCTGCTGGGGGTGGGCTCGCAGTTCGTCGGCTCGATGCAGGAGGCCGCGGCGGTCCTCCAGGAACTCGCCGGCGAGCCCGAGGACGAACGCGAGGCGGCCGTCGAGGCTGTCGTCGCGGAGTACCGCGAGCGCGGCGACCCCTTCCCGGGGATCGGCCACCCGTTCCACGAGCCGGTCGACCCCCGCGCCGAACGGCTGTTCGAGGTCGCCGAGGAGGAGGGCGTCGCGGGCGTCCACATCGACCTCGTCCGGGAGGTGCAGGCGGGCTTCGAGGAGGCGACGGGGCTCGACCTCCCGGTCAACATTACTGGTGCTATCGCCGCGGTCGCCTCCGATATGGGCCTGTCGCCGGAGGCCGCCCGCGGGCTCGCAATCGTCAGTCGCGCCGCGGGGCTCGTGGCTGCGGTCATCGAAGAGCAGTCCCGCCCAGTCGCGATGGACGTCTGGGACTACGCCGAGGAGCAGACCGAGTACGTCGGCGAGGAGTGA